The following are from one region of the Ochotona princeps isolate mOchPri1 chromosome 15, mOchPri1.hap1, whole genome shotgun sequence genome:
- the TTLL12 gene encoding tubulin--tyrosine ligase-like protein 12, with translation MEAEPAPERAGPSGAPDEDARALDEFVALHGPALRASGVPERYWGRLLHKLEHEVFDAGDWFGIMQVEEAEEEEDEAAQEVRRKQPNPGSEMCYKVIVTSENGLQAADPNSIFLIDHAWTCRVQHARQQLQQVPGLLHRMASLMGVDFHGELPSTEAVALVLEEMWKFNQTYQLAHGTSEEKVPVWYIMDEFGSRIQHADVPSFATAPFLYMPQQVAYTLLWPLRDLDTGEEVTRDFAYGETDPLIRKCVLLPWVPADLLDLSYSTPEPPAGYYQAILEENKEKLPLPISPTARPSDHIFKVYTDVQQVLSHLSHPRFVFTQSEADADILYNFSHFKDYRKLSQERPEVLLNQFPCENLLTVKDCLASIARRAGGSEGPPWLPRTFNLRTELPQFISYFQQRERRGEDNHWICKPWNLARSLDTHITRSLCSIIRHRESTPKVVSKYIESPVLFLREDVGKVKFDIRYVVLLRAVQPLTLFVYNVFWLRFSNRPFALDDLDDYEKHFTVMNYAPNVVLKQVHYDEFIPEFEKQYPEFPWSGVQAEIFQALRELFQMACARPPPMGLCDYPSSRAVYAVDLMLKWGSQADGRQVMRPQILEVNFNPDCERACRYHPSFFNDVFSTLFLDQPSDCHVTRLL, from the exons ATGGAGGCCGAGCCGGCTCCGGAGCGCGCCGGCCCGAGCGGGGCGCCCGACGAGGACGCGAGGGCCCTGGACGAGTTCGTGGCCCTGCACGGCCCCGCGCTGCGCGCCTCTGGGGTCCCCGAGCGGTACTGGGGCCGCCTCCTGCACAAGCTGGAGCACGAG GTTTTCGATGCAGGGGACTGGTTTGGAATAATGCAAGtggaagaggcagaggaagaggaggatgaggcGGCGCAGGAGGTGCGGAGGAAGCAGCCCAACCCGGGCAGCGAGATGTGCTACAAGGTCATTGTGACCAGTGAGAACGGGCTCCAGGCTGCTGACCCCAACAG CATCTTCCTCATTGACCACGCCTGGACGTGCCGCGTGCAGCACGCccgccagcagctgcagcaggtgccagggctgCTGCACCGCATGGCCAGCCTGATGGGTGTCGATTTCCATGGCGAGCTGCCCAGCACGGAGGCCGTGGCCCTGGTGCTGGAGGAGATGTGGAAGTTCAACCAGACCTACCAGCTGGCCCACGGG ACCTCCGAGGAGAAGGTGCCAGTGTGGTACATCATGGACGAGTTTGGCTCACGGATCCAGCACGCGGACGTTCCCAGCTTTGCCACTGCTCCCTTCCTCTACATGCCCCAGCAAGTGGCCTACACGCTGCTGTGGCCCCTGCGGGACCTGGACACAGGCG AGGAAGTGACCCGGGACTTTGCCTATGGAGAGACAGACCCCCTGATCCGGAAGTGCGTGCTGCTGCCCTGGGTCCCCGCCGATCTGCTGGACCTCAGCTACTCCACGCCTGAGCCACCTGCCGGCTACTACCAG GCCATCCTGGAAGAAAACAAGGAGAAACTGCCACTACCCATCAGCCCAACAGCGCGTCCCAGTGACCACATCTTCAA GGTCTACACTGATGTGCAGCAGGTCCTCAGCCACCTCTCCCACCCCCGCTTCGTCTTCACCCAGAGCGAGGCCGACGCCGACATCCTGTACAACTTCTCCCACTTCAAGGATTACAG gaagctgagccaggagcggCCAGAGGTGCTGCTGAATCAGTTCCCCTGTGAGAACCTGCTGACGGTGAAGGACTGCCTGGCCTCCATCGCACGCCGGGCTGGGGGCTCCGAAGGGCCCCCCTGGCTGCCCCGTACCTTCAACCTGCGCACAGAGCTGCCCCAGTTTATCAGCTACTTCCAGCAACGGGAGAGGCG GGGCGAAGACAACCACTGGATCTGCAAGCCCTGGAACCTGGCCCGCAGCCTGGACACACACATCACCAGGAGCCTGTGCAGCATCATCCGGCACCGGGAGAGCACCCCCAAG GTGGTGTCCAAGTACATCGAGAGCCCCGTCCTGTTCCTACGAGAAGATGTGGGCAAGGTCAAGTTCGACATCCGCTATGTGGTGCTGCTACGGGCCGTGCAGCCCCTTACCCTATTTGTGTACAACGTTTTCTGGCTGCGCTTCTCCAACCG GCCCTTCGCCCTCGACGACCTGGATGACTACGAGAAACATTTCACTGTCATGAACTACGCCCCAAATGTGGTGCTTAAGCAG GTGCACTACGACGAGTTCATCCCTGAGTTTGAGAAACAATACCCAGAGTTCCCCTGGAGTGGTGTCCAG GCCGAGATCTtccaggccctcagggagctgttCCAGATGGCGTGTGCCCGGCCCCCGCCCATGGGCCTCTGCGACTACCCCTCCTCGCGGGCTGTCTACGCCGTCGACCTCATGctcaagtggggcagccaggcagATG GGCGGCAAGTGATGCGGCCACAGATCCTGGAGGTGAACTTCAACCCAGACTGCGAGCGGGCCTGCAGGTACCACCCCAGCTTCTTCAACGATGTCTTCAGCACCTTGTTTCTGGACCAACCCAGTGATTGCCATGTTACCCGCCTGCTCTAG